From Pseudochaenichthys georgianus chromosome 11, fPseGeo1.2, whole genome shotgun sequence, a single genomic window includes:
- the LOC117455399 gene encoding LOW QUALITY PROTEIN: coiled-coil domain-containing protein 106-like (The sequence of the model RefSeq protein was modified relative to this genomic sequence to represent the inferred CDS: substituted 1 base at 1 genomic stop codon), with amino-acid sequence MNPPTDRDETHPTEHYMPQPTSSGAGGLYLDSYEVSFPLEESIERPPAYHLNQGQPMMDGPVVHEPPHSQYSPFILISNLRAHLYVTLEKNTWLQKRIEDMEEERNFLRCQLDRFIINMRGPEVKEXLYSPTMTDWSADPQRGVKVQPASPPSPPSPMTTRSGMTLKRLPGAAPRPRRASAFPVKQEFHLDEDQFYTEDEFVEEEEEEEEEEDSSVEKGSKKKGRGRANGEPRMKMRRIFRITHGRERQRVKDPEGVMIRYNKILTTYQRVRSMSRAFQVHGVDRNTMASTSPIAELLLVAPEKVAEVGEFEASKEKLLDYARRCYKTMDEQTHVKVQAMKKTHKLLPISYRFRN; translated from the exons ATGAATCCTCCAACAGACAGAGACGAGACGCACCCAACAG aGCACTACATGCCCCAACCCACATCCTCAGGAGCGGGAGGGTTGTACCTGGACAGCTATGAAGTCTCTTTTCCTCTGGAGGAGAGTATCGAGAGACCCCCTGCTTATCACCTGAACCAGGGTCAGCCGATGATGGACG GGCCTGTGGTGCACGAGCCCCCTCACTCCCAGTACAGCCCTTTCATCCTGATCTCTAACCTGCGAGCTCACCTGTACGTCACTCTGGAGAAGAACACCTGGCTGCAGAAGCGCATCGAGGATATGGAGGAGGAACGCAACTTCCTGCGCTGTCAGCTGGACCGATTCATCATCAACATGCGGGGTCCGGAGG TTAAGGAGTAACTCTACTCCCCTACAATGACAGATTGGTCTGCAGACCCCCAGCGTGGAGTGAAGGTCCAGCCTGCcagccccccctcccctccctcccccatGACCACCCGGTCTGGGATGACCCTGAAGCGTCTGCCGGGAGCGGCCCCTCGGCCCCGCCGCGCCTCTGCCTTCCCCG TGAAGCAGGAATTTCATCTGGATGAGGATCAATTCTACACGGAGGATGAGTTtgttgaggaagaggaggaagaagaggaagaagaagattcgTCGGTGGAGAAGGGCTCAAAGAAGAAGGGCCGAGGGCGAGCCAACGGAGAGCCGAGGATGAAGATGAGGAGGATCTTCAGGATCACCCACgggagggagagacagagag TTAAAGACCCAGAAGGGGTTATGATTCGATATAACAAGATCCTTACCACCTACCAGCGGGTGAGGAGCATGTCCAGAGCCTTCCAGGTCCACGGAGTGGACAGGAACACCATGGCCTCCACCTCCCCCATCGCAGAGCTGCTGCTGGTGGCTCCAGAGAAG GTGGCGGAGGTCGGGGAGTTTGAGGCTTCAAAGGAGAAGCTTTTGGATTACGCACGGCGGTGCTACAAGACCATGGACGAGCAGACGCATGTGAAGGTCCAGGCCATGAAGAAGACTCACAAGCTGCTGCCCATCTCCTACAGGTTCAGAAACTGA